One genomic window of Etheostoma spectabile isolate EspeVRDwgs_2016 chromosome 7, UIUC_Espe_1.0, whole genome shotgun sequence includes the following:
- the e2f1 gene encoding transcription factor E2F1, translating into MSETLITGQTSEDLLADFETLLNSGTIDLGGDHQIVIITSPSNEGLHPAEVPTSTGEILLFATPQGPVDVAVQDKRRPALGRPPVKRKLDLDSDHQYVSTTRPSIGQAPPSTPAPPRVPRTTTEKSRYDTSLNLTTKRFLDLLSQSADGVVDLNWASQVLDVQKRRIYDITNVLEGIQLISKKSKNNIQWLGNRVDAALVSRHKELQREVCDLTEAEEQLDELLSKCNLQLRLLTEDPQNKKLGYVRCQDLRNSFDSPDQLVMVIQAPPETQMQVSEPSQGYQVSLKSTRGPIDVFLCPEDSSGVCSPVTGSSPSKPIADPSLVLPPTKPTDQSQARTSTTVLEGGLSSPVSTSSTVTATSQQDPSSLVLGGDTESLLGGDPFSNLGDMPDFDLSPLSSADFLSGEGLPLPLDGFINLSPPHSHDYHFGLEDHEGISELFDCDFGDLSHVLGDS; encoded by the exons ATGTCAGAGACTCTGATAACAGGGCAGACATCGGAGGATCTGTTGGCTGACTTTGAGACTTTGCTGAACTCCGGGACTATTGACCTGGGTGGGGACCATCAGATAGTGATCATCACCAGTCCCAGCAATGAGGGACTCCACCCGGCCGAGGTCCCCACCAGCACAGGGGAAATCCTGCTGTTTGCCACGCCACAGGGCCCTGTTGATGTGGCGGTCCAGGACAAGAGACGACCTGCTCTGGGAAGACCTCCG GTAAAGAGAAAGTTGGACCTGGATAGTGACCATCAGTATGTCAGCACCACTCGACCGTCCATAGGCCAAGCACCACCCTCCACACCTGCCCCTCCcagag tTCCTCGAACCACGACGGAGAAGTCACGGTATGACACTTCCTTGAACCTGACCACCAAGCGCTTTCTGGACCTGTTGTCCCAGTCGGCTGACGGCGTGGTGGATCTGAACTGGGCTTCGCAGGTCCTGGATGTCCAGAAGAGACGCATCTACGACATAACCAACGTCCTGGAGGGAATCCAGCTCATCTCCAAGAAGTCCAAGAATAACATCCAATGgct TGGTAACCGAGTAGATGCGGCATTGGTTTCCCGCCATAAGGAGTTGCAGAGAGAGGTGTGTGACCTCACAGAGGCGGAGGAGCAGCTGGACGAGCTCCTTTCCAAATGCAACCTACAGCTCAGACTGCTTACAGAGGACCCACAGAACAAGAA GTTGGGCTATGTGCGCTGCCAGGACTTAAGAAATTCATTTGATTCCCCGGACCAGCTGGTCATGGTGATCCAAGCTCCACCAGAGACCCAGATGCAAGTTTCAGAACCCAGCCAG GGTTACCAGGTGTCGTTGAAGAGCACACGGGGTCCAATTGACGTCTTCCTCTGTCCAGAGGACAGCTCCGGCGTCTGCAGCCCCGTGACAGGAAGTAGTCCCTCTAAACCCATTGCTGACCCCTCCTTGGTGCTGCCTCCCACAAAACCCACAGACCAATCACAAGCCAGAACATCCACAACAGTCCTGGAAGGGGGTTTATCATCGCCAGTGTCCACATCATCCACAGTGACAGCAACCTCCCAGCAGGACCCCTCATCACTGGTGTTAGGTGGGGACACAG AATCGCTCCTGGGAGGCGACCCATTCTCCAACCTCGGAGACATGCCCGATTTTGACCTCTCGCCCCTCTCTTCAGCGGACTTCCTGAGCGGAGAAGGCCTTCCTCTCCCATTGGACGGTTTTATCAATCTGTCACCCCCCCACAGTCATGACTACCACTTTGGACTGGAGGACCATGAAGGGATCAGTGAACTGTTTGATTGTGACTTCGGTGACCTGTCGCATGTTTTGGGGGACAGTTAG
- the znf341 gene encoding zinc finger protein 341 isoform X1 — protein sequence MAQAIFEVLEGMDNQTVLAVQSLLDGQGGVTDPNNQNVSGTSAIQSMGIYSKYNDEDVFLCGKCKKQFNSLPAFMTHKREQCASSIPSLSTVSLASTNGYTSVPSISSGPQTPANRQVSTYITVPPSPLTHTLVQGNVLVSDDVLMSAISAFTSIDQPMATMQTPIQSNLSMHTAGLSYLQHHHHHHHHHHHHQQQQQQQQQQQQQQQQQQQQQQQQQQQQQHQQQQQQQQQQHQQQHQQQQQQQHQHQHHQHQHHHPSHSLPSDQTPVHPLPAGQPTQQPLSSQVPVSHSNSVVQVYSTLPHMAGGGGAEIHMLGLQPFHPVQVPSQCVESQSFNTPPVYSPGKQCTKTKTCSITTNLTELGDFEKVIIPKRSRSSKKSSEGAAAEQLKGKVPKLKCNFCDKIFSKNFDLQQHIRSHTGEKPFQCIVCGRAFAQKSNVKKHMQTHKVWPMGVASTVSRLPITVEVVPVSPNEVEGGGEQQQQGEPEEEGSQQQNCQTQTEEGLQTEAPGELEKSAAEADPEGSQGEAEQNGLPQLQSSQDLQCQAPSTQIVVIDSSYQCQFCASKFKTYFQLKSHMTQHKGEQVYKCVLKSCSQTFQKLDQFLEHIRTHQEQLTYRCHLCNKVFPSLFELGVHQYSHCFCPQQSTHKETTIYRCVKCQSRYSTQEALEQHLLTATHNFPCPHCQKVFPCERYFRRHLPTHGVGGRFKCQICKKAFKTEHYLKLHTRIHSGEKPYKCSVCEATFNRKDKVKRHMLIHEPFKKYKCPFRTHVGCTKEFNRPDKLKAHILSHSGIKPYKCLFCQKAFSRRAHMLEHQQSHTDNYRFRCSACNKGFTRQSYYRDHKCPAAGNRTGSEGGTGEAEGDPVVAEEKDGGEDGRRRFLSKDKRPGAEEDDEENDDSSKGSQEQMETHGEEGEEEEEEEEEEEGMAEEEEEEEEGDGRTDEGCQAARTISTIEGQTDREEDGTEHGGVALEQIQSNDQNCLQQPCL from the exons ATGGCGCAAGCAATATTTGAAGTGCTTGAAG GCATGGACAACCAGACAGTGTTGGCGGTCCAGTCTCTGCTGGACGGCCAAGGTGGAGTTACTGACCCAAACAACCAGAATGTCTCGGGGACGTCCGCTATCCAGTCTATGGGTATATACAGCAAATACA ACGACGAGGATGTGTTCCTGTGTGGAAAATGTAAGAAACAGTTCAATTCTTTGCCAGCCTTCATGACACACAAGAGGGAGCAGTGTGCATCCAGCATCCCCTCCCTGTCcacagtgtccttggcctccaCCAATGGCTACACATCGGTCCCCTCAATAAGCTCTGGACCACAGACTCCTGCCAACAGACAG GTATCCACCTACATCACGGTCCCTCCCTCCCCTTTGACACACACTCTGGTCCAAGGCAACGTCCTGGTCAGTGACGATGTCCTCATGTCGGCTATCTCAGCCTTCACCTCCATCGACCAGCCTATGGCCACGATGCAGACGCCTATACAG AGTAACCTGAGCATGCACACAGCTGGTCTATCTTACCTGcagcaccatcaccaccaccaccatcatcatcaccatcaccagcagcagcagcaacaacagcagcaacagcaacaacagcagcagcaacagcaacagcaacagcaacaacaacagcaacaacaacagcaccaacagcaacaacaacaacaacaacaacaacaccaacaacagcaccaacagcagcaacaacagcagcatcaaCATCAACATCATCAGCATCAGCATCACCATCCCTCCCATTCGCTGCCCTCTGACCAGACACCGGTTCACCCTCTGCCAGCTGGACAGCCCACCCAGCAGCCGCTCTCCTCACAGGTCCCAGTGAGCCACAGCAACTCAGTAGTCCAGGTGTACAGCACACTGCCCCATATggctgggggtgggggtgcAGAGATCCACATGTTGGGTCTGCAGCCTTTCCATCCTGTACAA GTGCCCAGTCAGTGTGTGGAGAGCCAGTCATTCAACACCCCTCCTGTCTACAGCCCCGGGAAACAGTGCACCAAAACAAAGACCTGCAGCATCACCACCAACCTGACAGAGCTGGGCGACTTTGAAAAGGTTATCATCCCCAAACGATCAAGGAGTAGCAAAAAGAGCTCAGAGGGAGCCGCAG CAGAGCAGCTGAAGGGGAAAGTTCCAAAGCTGAAGTGTAATTTCTGTGACAAAATCTTCTCGAAAAACTTTGATCTTCAGCAGCACATTCGAAG ccacacaggagagaaaccatttcAGTGCATCGTCTGTGGCCGAGCTTTTGCCCAAAAGTCCAACGTGAagaaacacatgcagacacacaag GTGTGGCCTATGGGTGTGGCCAGTACAGTGTCCAGATTACCAATCACAGTAGAGGTGGTACCAGTGTCACCCAATGAGGTGGAGGGAGGCggggagcagcagcagcagggtgaACCAGAGGAGGAGGGGTCACAGCAGCAGAActgtcaaacacaaacagaagagGGACTTCAAACAG AAGCTCCAGGAGAGTTGGAGAAGAGTGCGGCTGAGGCTGATCCGGAGGGCAGCCAAGGGGAAGCCGAGCAGAACGGGCTTCCTCAGCTACAGTCCAGCCAGGACCTACAGTGCCAAGCTCCGAGCACACAGATAGTTGTAATAGACAGCTCCTACCAGTGCCAGTTCTGCGCCAGCAAGTTTAAGACCTACTTCCAGCTCAAGTCTCACATGACCCAGCACAAAGGGGAGCAG GTTTACAAGTGTGTGTTGAAGTCCTGCTCCCAGACCTTCCAGAAGTTGGATCAGTTCCTGGAGCATATCAGGACGCACCAGGAGCAGCTGACCTACCGCTGCCACCTCTGCAACAAGGTGTTCCCATCACTGTTTGAACTGGGAGTCCACCAGTACTCCCACTGCTtctgcccacagcagagcacCCACAAGGAAACCACCATCTACAG ATGTGTGAAGTGTCAAAGCCGATATTCTACCCAGGAGGCATTGGAACAACATCTGCTGACTGCCACACACAACTTTCCCTGCCCACACTGTCAAAAG GTTTTCCCATGTGAAAGGTACTTCAGACGCCACCTCCCCACTCATGGCGTTGGAGGGAGGTTCAAGTGTCAGATCTGCAAGAAAGCCTTCAAGACGGAGCACTACCTCAAACTGCACACACGCATTCACTCAG GTGAAAAGCCATACAAATGTTCCGTCTGTGAGGCGACGTTCAACAGGAAGGACAAAGTGAAGCGACACATGCTCATCCACGAACCCTTCAAGAAATACAAGTGTCCCTTTAG GACCCATGTAGGCTGCACCAAAGAATTCAACAGACCAGACAAACTCAAGGCCCACATTCTGTCACATTCTG GCATCAAACCCTACAAGTGTCTCTTTTGCCAGAAGGCGTTCAGCCGCAGGGCCCACATGCTGGAGCATCAGCAGTCTCACACAGACAACTACCGCTTCAGATGCTCCGCCTGCAACAAGGGATTCACCAGACAGAGCTATTACAGAGATCACAAATGTCCCGCGGCAGGGAACAGGACAGGAAGTGAAGGGGGGACTGGAGAGGCAGAGGGGGACCCGGTGGTGGCAGAGGAGAAGGATGGAGGGGAGGACGGGAGAAGAAGATTCCTGAGTAAGGACAAAAGGCCAGGGGCCGAGGAAGATGACGAAGAGAACGATGACAGCTCAAAGGGCAGCCAAGAGCAGATGGAAACACacggggaggagggagaggaggaggaggaggaagaggaggaggaggaagggatggcagaggaggaggaggaggaggaggagggagatggGAGGACTGACGAGGGTTGTCAGGCTGCGAGGACTATCAGCACCATTGAAGGGCAGACGGACAGAGAAGAGGACGGGACAGAACATGGCGGTGTAGCACTGGAGCAGATTCAGAGCAACGACCAGAACTGTTTGCAGCAGCCATGTTTGTAG
- the znf341 gene encoding zinc finger protein 341 isoform X2, which yields MAQAIFEVLEGMDNQTVLAVQSLLDGQGGVTDPNNQNVSGTSAIQSMGIYSKYNDEDVFLCGKCKKQFNSLPAFMTHKREQCASSIPSLSTVSLASTNGYTSVPSISSGPQTPANRQVSTYITVPPSPLTHTLVQGNVLVSDDVLMSAISAFTSIDQPMATMQTPIQSNLSMHTAGLSYLQHHHHHHHHHHHHQQQQQQQQQQQQQQQQQQQQQQQQQQQQQHQQQQQQQQQQHQQQHQQQQQQQHQHQHHQHQHHHPSHSLPSDQTPVHPLPAGQPTQQPLSSQVPVSHSNSVVQVYSTLPHMAGGGGAEIHMLGLQPFHPVQVPSQCVESQSFNTPPVYSPGKQCTKTKTCSITTNLTELGDFEKVIIPKRSRSSKKSSEGAAEQLKGKVPKLKCNFCDKIFSKNFDLQQHIRSHTGEKPFQCIVCGRAFAQKSNVKKHMQTHKVWPMGVASTVSRLPITVEVVPVSPNEVEGGGEQQQQGEPEEEGSQQQNCQTQTEEGLQTEAPGELEKSAAEADPEGSQGEAEQNGLPQLQSSQDLQCQAPSTQIVVIDSSYQCQFCASKFKTYFQLKSHMTQHKGEQVYKCVLKSCSQTFQKLDQFLEHIRTHQEQLTYRCHLCNKVFPSLFELGVHQYSHCFCPQQSTHKETTIYRCVKCQSRYSTQEALEQHLLTATHNFPCPHCQKVFPCERYFRRHLPTHGVGGRFKCQICKKAFKTEHYLKLHTRIHSGEKPYKCSVCEATFNRKDKVKRHMLIHEPFKKYKCPFRTHVGCTKEFNRPDKLKAHILSHSGIKPYKCLFCQKAFSRRAHMLEHQQSHTDNYRFRCSACNKGFTRQSYYRDHKCPAAGNRTGSEGGTGEAEGDPVVAEEKDGGEDGRRRFLSKDKRPGAEEDDEENDDSSKGSQEQMETHGEEGEEEEEEEEEEEGMAEEEEEEEEGDGRTDEGCQAARTISTIEGQTDREEDGTEHGGVALEQIQSNDQNCLQQPCL from the exons ATGGCGCAAGCAATATTTGAAGTGCTTGAAG GCATGGACAACCAGACAGTGTTGGCGGTCCAGTCTCTGCTGGACGGCCAAGGTGGAGTTACTGACCCAAACAACCAGAATGTCTCGGGGACGTCCGCTATCCAGTCTATGGGTATATACAGCAAATACA ACGACGAGGATGTGTTCCTGTGTGGAAAATGTAAGAAACAGTTCAATTCTTTGCCAGCCTTCATGACACACAAGAGGGAGCAGTGTGCATCCAGCATCCCCTCCCTGTCcacagtgtccttggcctccaCCAATGGCTACACATCGGTCCCCTCAATAAGCTCTGGACCACAGACTCCTGCCAACAGACAG GTATCCACCTACATCACGGTCCCTCCCTCCCCTTTGACACACACTCTGGTCCAAGGCAACGTCCTGGTCAGTGACGATGTCCTCATGTCGGCTATCTCAGCCTTCACCTCCATCGACCAGCCTATGGCCACGATGCAGACGCCTATACAG AGTAACCTGAGCATGCACACAGCTGGTCTATCTTACCTGcagcaccatcaccaccaccaccatcatcatcaccatcaccagcagcagcagcaacaacagcagcaacagcaacaacagcagcagcaacagcaacagcaacagcaacaacaacagcaacaacaacagcaccaacagcaacaacaacaacaacaacaacaacaccaacaacagcaccaacagcagcaacaacagcagcatcaaCATCAACATCATCAGCATCAGCATCACCATCCCTCCCATTCGCTGCCCTCTGACCAGACACCGGTTCACCCTCTGCCAGCTGGACAGCCCACCCAGCAGCCGCTCTCCTCACAGGTCCCAGTGAGCCACAGCAACTCAGTAGTCCAGGTGTACAGCACACTGCCCCATATggctgggggtgggggtgcAGAGATCCACATGTTGGGTCTGCAGCCTTTCCATCCTGTACAA GTGCCCAGTCAGTGTGTGGAGAGCCAGTCATTCAACACCCCTCCTGTCTACAGCCCCGGGAAACAGTGCACCAAAACAAAGACCTGCAGCATCACCACCAACCTGACAGAGCTGGGCGACTTTGAAAAGGTTATCATCCCCAAACGATCAAGGAGTAGCAAAAAGAGCTCAGAGGGAGCCGCAG AGCAGCTGAAGGGGAAAGTTCCAAAGCTGAAGTGTAATTTCTGTGACAAAATCTTCTCGAAAAACTTTGATCTTCAGCAGCACATTCGAAG ccacacaggagagaaaccatttcAGTGCATCGTCTGTGGCCGAGCTTTTGCCCAAAAGTCCAACGTGAagaaacacatgcagacacacaag GTGTGGCCTATGGGTGTGGCCAGTACAGTGTCCAGATTACCAATCACAGTAGAGGTGGTACCAGTGTCACCCAATGAGGTGGAGGGAGGCggggagcagcagcagcagggtgaACCAGAGGAGGAGGGGTCACAGCAGCAGAActgtcaaacacaaacagaagagGGACTTCAAACAG AAGCTCCAGGAGAGTTGGAGAAGAGTGCGGCTGAGGCTGATCCGGAGGGCAGCCAAGGGGAAGCCGAGCAGAACGGGCTTCCTCAGCTACAGTCCAGCCAGGACCTACAGTGCCAAGCTCCGAGCACACAGATAGTTGTAATAGACAGCTCCTACCAGTGCCAGTTCTGCGCCAGCAAGTTTAAGACCTACTTCCAGCTCAAGTCTCACATGACCCAGCACAAAGGGGAGCAG GTTTACAAGTGTGTGTTGAAGTCCTGCTCCCAGACCTTCCAGAAGTTGGATCAGTTCCTGGAGCATATCAGGACGCACCAGGAGCAGCTGACCTACCGCTGCCACCTCTGCAACAAGGTGTTCCCATCACTGTTTGAACTGGGAGTCCACCAGTACTCCCACTGCTtctgcccacagcagagcacCCACAAGGAAACCACCATCTACAG ATGTGTGAAGTGTCAAAGCCGATATTCTACCCAGGAGGCATTGGAACAACATCTGCTGACTGCCACACACAACTTTCCCTGCCCACACTGTCAAAAG GTTTTCCCATGTGAAAGGTACTTCAGACGCCACCTCCCCACTCATGGCGTTGGAGGGAGGTTCAAGTGTCAGATCTGCAAGAAAGCCTTCAAGACGGAGCACTACCTCAAACTGCACACACGCATTCACTCAG GTGAAAAGCCATACAAATGTTCCGTCTGTGAGGCGACGTTCAACAGGAAGGACAAAGTGAAGCGACACATGCTCATCCACGAACCCTTCAAGAAATACAAGTGTCCCTTTAG GACCCATGTAGGCTGCACCAAAGAATTCAACAGACCAGACAAACTCAAGGCCCACATTCTGTCACATTCTG GCATCAAACCCTACAAGTGTCTCTTTTGCCAGAAGGCGTTCAGCCGCAGGGCCCACATGCTGGAGCATCAGCAGTCTCACACAGACAACTACCGCTTCAGATGCTCCGCCTGCAACAAGGGATTCACCAGACAGAGCTATTACAGAGATCACAAATGTCCCGCGGCAGGGAACAGGACAGGAAGTGAAGGGGGGACTGGAGAGGCAGAGGGGGACCCGGTGGTGGCAGAGGAGAAGGATGGAGGGGAGGACGGGAGAAGAAGATTCCTGAGTAAGGACAAAAGGCCAGGGGCCGAGGAAGATGACGAAGAGAACGATGACAGCTCAAAGGGCAGCCAAGAGCAGATGGAAACACacggggaggagggagaggaggaggaggaggaagaggaggaggaggaagggatggcagaggaggaggaggaggaggaggagggagatggGAGGACTGACGAGGGTTGTCAGGCTGCGAGGACTATCAGCACCATTGAAGGGCAGACGGACAGAGAAGAGGACGGGACAGAACATGGCGGTGTAGCACTGGAGCAGATTCAGAGCAACGACCAGAACTGTTTGCAGCAGCCATGTTTGTAG
- the znf341 gene encoding zinc finger protein 341 isoform X3 — protein MAQAIFEVLEGMDNQTVLAVQSLLDGQGGVTDPNNQNVSGTSAIQSMDDEDVFLCGKCKKQFNSLPAFMTHKREQCASSIPSLSTVSLASTNGYTSVPSISSGPQTPANRQVSTYITVPPSPLTHTLVQGNVLVSDDVLMSAISAFTSIDQPMATMQTPIQSNLSMHTAGLSYLQHHHHHHHHHHHHQQQQQQQQQQQQQQQQQQQQQQQQQQQQQHQQQQQQQQQQHQQQHQQQQQQQHQHQHHQHQHHHPSHSLPSDQTPVHPLPAGQPTQQPLSSQVPVSHSNSVVQVYSTLPHMAGGGGAEIHMLGLQPFHPVQVPSQCVESQSFNTPPVYSPGKQCTKTKTCSITTNLTELGDFEKVIIPKRSRSSKKSSEGAAAEQLKGKVPKLKCNFCDKIFSKNFDLQQHIRSHTGEKPFQCIVCGRAFAQKSNVKKHMQTHKVWPMGVASTVSRLPITVEVVPVSPNEVEGGGEQQQQGEPEEEGSQQQNCQTQTEEGLQTEAPGELEKSAAEADPEGSQGEAEQNGLPQLQSSQDLQCQAPSTQIVVIDSSYQCQFCASKFKTYFQLKSHMTQHKGEQVYKCVLKSCSQTFQKLDQFLEHIRTHQEQLTYRCHLCNKVFPSLFELGVHQYSHCFCPQQSTHKETTIYRCVKCQSRYSTQEALEQHLLTATHNFPCPHCQKVFPCERYFRRHLPTHGVGGRFKCQICKKAFKTEHYLKLHTRIHSGEKPYKCSVCEATFNRKDKVKRHMLIHEPFKKYKCPFRTHVGCTKEFNRPDKLKAHILSHSGIKPYKCLFCQKAFSRRAHMLEHQQSHTDNYRFRCSACNKGFTRQSYYRDHKCPAAGNRTGSEGGTGEAEGDPVVAEEKDGGEDGRRRFLSKDKRPGAEEDDEENDDSSKGSQEQMETHGEEGEEEEEEEEEEEGMAEEEEEEEEGDGRTDEGCQAARTISTIEGQTDREEDGTEHGGVALEQIQSNDQNCLQQPCL, from the exons ATGGCGCAAGCAATATTTGAAGTGCTTGAAG GCATGGACAACCAGACAGTGTTGGCGGTCCAGTCTCTGCTGGACGGCCAAGGTGGAGTTACTGACCCAAACAACCAGAATGTCTCGGGGACGTCCGCTATCCAGTCTATGG ACGACGAGGATGTGTTCCTGTGTGGAAAATGTAAGAAACAGTTCAATTCTTTGCCAGCCTTCATGACACACAAGAGGGAGCAGTGTGCATCCAGCATCCCCTCCCTGTCcacagtgtccttggcctccaCCAATGGCTACACATCGGTCCCCTCAATAAGCTCTGGACCACAGACTCCTGCCAACAGACAG GTATCCACCTACATCACGGTCCCTCCCTCCCCTTTGACACACACTCTGGTCCAAGGCAACGTCCTGGTCAGTGACGATGTCCTCATGTCGGCTATCTCAGCCTTCACCTCCATCGACCAGCCTATGGCCACGATGCAGACGCCTATACAG AGTAACCTGAGCATGCACACAGCTGGTCTATCTTACCTGcagcaccatcaccaccaccaccatcatcatcaccatcaccagcagcagcagcaacaacagcagcaacagcaacaacagcagcagcaacagcaacagcaacagcaacaacaacagcaacaacaacagcaccaacagcaacaacaacaacaacaacaacaacaccaacaacagcaccaacagcagcaacaacagcagcatcaaCATCAACATCATCAGCATCAGCATCACCATCCCTCCCATTCGCTGCCCTCTGACCAGACACCGGTTCACCCTCTGCCAGCTGGACAGCCCACCCAGCAGCCGCTCTCCTCACAGGTCCCAGTGAGCCACAGCAACTCAGTAGTCCAGGTGTACAGCACACTGCCCCATATggctgggggtgggggtgcAGAGATCCACATGTTGGGTCTGCAGCCTTTCCATCCTGTACAA GTGCCCAGTCAGTGTGTGGAGAGCCAGTCATTCAACACCCCTCCTGTCTACAGCCCCGGGAAACAGTGCACCAAAACAAAGACCTGCAGCATCACCACCAACCTGACAGAGCTGGGCGACTTTGAAAAGGTTATCATCCCCAAACGATCAAGGAGTAGCAAAAAGAGCTCAGAGGGAGCCGCAG CAGAGCAGCTGAAGGGGAAAGTTCCAAAGCTGAAGTGTAATTTCTGTGACAAAATCTTCTCGAAAAACTTTGATCTTCAGCAGCACATTCGAAG ccacacaggagagaaaccatttcAGTGCATCGTCTGTGGCCGAGCTTTTGCCCAAAAGTCCAACGTGAagaaacacatgcagacacacaag GTGTGGCCTATGGGTGTGGCCAGTACAGTGTCCAGATTACCAATCACAGTAGAGGTGGTACCAGTGTCACCCAATGAGGTGGAGGGAGGCggggagcagcagcagcagggtgaACCAGAGGAGGAGGGGTCACAGCAGCAGAActgtcaaacacaaacagaagagGGACTTCAAACAG AAGCTCCAGGAGAGTTGGAGAAGAGTGCGGCTGAGGCTGATCCGGAGGGCAGCCAAGGGGAAGCCGAGCAGAACGGGCTTCCTCAGCTACAGTCCAGCCAGGACCTACAGTGCCAAGCTCCGAGCACACAGATAGTTGTAATAGACAGCTCCTACCAGTGCCAGTTCTGCGCCAGCAAGTTTAAGACCTACTTCCAGCTCAAGTCTCACATGACCCAGCACAAAGGGGAGCAG GTTTACAAGTGTGTGTTGAAGTCCTGCTCCCAGACCTTCCAGAAGTTGGATCAGTTCCTGGAGCATATCAGGACGCACCAGGAGCAGCTGACCTACCGCTGCCACCTCTGCAACAAGGTGTTCCCATCACTGTTTGAACTGGGAGTCCACCAGTACTCCCACTGCTtctgcccacagcagagcacCCACAAGGAAACCACCATCTACAG ATGTGTGAAGTGTCAAAGCCGATATTCTACCCAGGAGGCATTGGAACAACATCTGCTGACTGCCACACACAACTTTCCCTGCCCACACTGTCAAAAG GTTTTCCCATGTGAAAGGTACTTCAGACGCCACCTCCCCACTCATGGCGTTGGAGGGAGGTTCAAGTGTCAGATCTGCAAGAAAGCCTTCAAGACGGAGCACTACCTCAAACTGCACACACGCATTCACTCAG GTGAAAAGCCATACAAATGTTCCGTCTGTGAGGCGACGTTCAACAGGAAGGACAAAGTGAAGCGACACATGCTCATCCACGAACCCTTCAAGAAATACAAGTGTCCCTTTAG GACCCATGTAGGCTGCACCAAAGAATTCAACAGACCAGACAAACTCAAGGCCCACATTCTGTCACATTCTG GCATCAAACCCTACAAGTGTCTCTTTTGCCAGAAGGCGTTCAGCCGCAGGGCCCACATGCTGGAGCATCAGCAGTCTCACACAGACAACTACCGCTTCAGATGCTCCGCCTGCAACAAGGGATTCACCAGACAGAGCTATTACAGAGATCACAAATGTCCCGCGGCAGGGAACAGGACAGGAAGTGAAGGGGGGACTGGAGAGGCAGAGGGGGACCCGGTGGTGGCAGAGGAGAAGGATGGAGGGGAGGACGGGAGAAGAAGATTCCTGAGTAAGGACAAAAGGCCAGGGGCCGAGGAAGATGACGAAGAGAACGATGACAGCTCAAAGGGCAGCCAAGAGCAGATGGAAACACacggggaggagggagaggaggaggaggaggaagaggaggaggaggaagggatggcagaggaggaggaggaggaggaggagggagatggGAGGACTGACGAGGGTTGTCAGGCTGCGAGGACTATCAGCACCATTGAAGGGCAGACGGACAGAGAAGAGGACGGGACAGAACATGGCGGTGTAGCACTGGAGCAGATTCAGAGCAACGACCAGAACTGTTTGCAGCAGCCATGTTTGTAG